From the genome of Fusobacterium simiae:
CTTTTTTTGATTTACTGAAAAATATTACATAGGTAACCATAATTGCCACTGCTATTGATGAAATATTTTGTAAATTAAAAAACTTATTTCCTGCTCCCCAAGTGTAGACACTTGTTATTGAACCAGTTATTGAATTAGACATCACTTGTGTTACTCCAAAATAGCATATTACTGAAGCTAATGCATAGATAATGCCTAACCATCTCATATTTAATCTTTTTTGAATTATAAATGGTGTTCCCCCTGTGTAAGAGCCATCCTTTTCTTTTTTTCTATATATTACTGCTAAGCTTGACTCAATAAAAGCAGTTGCTGAACCTAACATTGCAACTAACCACATCCAAAATATAGAGCCTGGTCCTCCAACTGATATTGCTGCAACTACTCCTGCAATATTTCCTGCTCCAACTCTACAAGCTGTCCCTAAGAAAAATGTTTCCAATGAGCTGATCCCATGTTTTCCTTTTTCACCTTTAAACAAGACTTTTACTATCTTAGTAAATAATCTAAATTGCATAAACTTCGTTTTAAATGAAAAATATAAGGCTGCTCCTATTAACATGAAAACCAATATATTTTTCCCCCATAACAGTCCATTGACACTGTCAACGATTTTATAAATACCTGTCATTTTTTTATGCCCCCTATTTTCTAAATTAAATTAGTTGATAGTATAGCATATTTTACAAAAATAGTAAATATTTTTGTCTAAATTTTTATATCATTATGTATAAAATTATAATATAGTTATAGAAGCTTAGTTTAAAATTTTATATATTTCTTCCATATCTAAATTTTCTCTTAATAAATTTGCTAATTTATTATATTCTCTTTCTTTGAATTCTTTAAAAGATAAAACTTCTGTTTGTTCTGGCATATTTTTTTTTCTTCTAATCATATTTAAAAAATCATTAGTAAATTTTGAATTATCAAATATTCCATGAATATATGTAGCAAAGACATTATCTTTACAAATTACAGGAGTGTTAAAAGTTGATATCCCTTGATGAATTTCATAGCCTTTTATTTTATAGCCATTAAAATCTTTTAGAATTCCCTCCATAACTTCAATCTTTTTAGTAACTTGCTCAGTCTTTTTTACTTCATCAAAAGTAGTTTCATAGTCAAAAAAGTTAAAGCCCTCTGTTTCTAAAATATCACTTTCCAAATGTTTAGGGTCATATATTTTCTTGCCTAACATCTGTAAACCACCACAAATTCCAATAATAATTTTTCCTTTTTCTTTTAATTCCTTTACTTTTTGGAAAATACCTCTCAATTTCAAATCTTCTAAATCTGTGATAGTATTTTTACTTCCTGGGAAAATAATTATATCCTCATTACCTAGTTCTTTAACATCATAGATATATTTTACTCTTACATCATCATACTGTTTAAAAGCATGAAAGTCAGTAAAATTAGACATTTTTTTACTTTTAATAACAGATATATTTATATATTTTTTATCATCTGAATATACTCTTTTATCCTCATCTGACAAACTATCTTCTTCTTCTATTTTTAAATCTGCATAAGGGAGCAACCCTAAAAATTTTATATCTAATCCCTCAGCTTTGAATTTCTTATCTAAAATTTCAATAGCTGGTTTTAATAAATCACTATCTCCTCTAAATTTATTGATAATATAGCCCTTTATTCTCTTTCTATCCTTTTCATCTAATAACATCACTGTTCCATAGATTGAGGCAAATACACCACCTATATCTATATTTCCAACCAATATAACAGGAGAATCCACAAGCTCTGCCATACCCATATTTACTAAATCATATCCTCTTAAATTTATTTCTGCTGGACTTCCTCCACCTTCCAAAACTGCTATATCAAAATTATTTTCTATATTATTTTTGTAAGTTTCAAAAGCAATTTTTTTTAATTCTTTTGAATGTGAAAAGTAATTTTTTGCATCAGCTGTGTATGCAACCTTGCCATTTATTATTACCTGTGAATTATTATCAGAATTAGGTTTTAACAAGATAGGGTTCATAAAAGCCCTTGGAATTTCATAACTTGTCTCTGCTTGAATAACTGTTCCTCTACTCATTTCTAATCCATCAATATCTACAAAAGAATTAAGTGCCATATTTTGCGATTTAAAAGGTGAAACTCTGTATCCGTCTTGTGCAAATACTCTGCATAAACCTGCCACTATTAATGTTTTTCCAACTGATGATCCTGTACCTTGTATCATTATATTTTTATGTTTTTTCATTTGTCCTCCATAGTCAACTATTTTTTTTAAATAAATTAATGAACTACCATAATTTTACTTCATTTATTAAATTTTTATAATCTACAAATTAATATTTATAGATATTATAGCATTAATTTTAAAAAAGAGAGTTTTCAAGCTCTCACACTTTACTAACTCTCTTAGTTCTAATTTTTTAAAAGAATTAAACCAACAAACTTGTGATAATGTATTGGATTGCAATAAAAAAAGAAATATGATATAATTCCTATGAAACAAGGTAATATAATAACCAGCGTTTATACAAAA
Proteins encoded in this window:
- a CDS encoding cobyric acid synthase, which encodes MKKHKNIMIQGTGSSVGKTLIVAGLCRVFAQDGYRVSPFKSQNMALNSFVDIDGLEMSRGTVIQAETSYEIPRAFMNPILLKPNSDNNSQVIINGKVAYTADAKNYFSHSKELKKIAFETYKNNIENNFDIAVLEGGGSPAEINLRGYDLVNMGMAELVDSPVILVGNIDIGGVFASIYGTVMLLDEKDRKRIKGYIINKFRGDSDLLKPAIEILDKKFKAEGLDIKFLGLLPYADLKIEEEDSLSDEDKRVYSDDKKYINISVIKSKKMSNFTDFHAFKQYDDVRVKYIYDVKELGNEDIIIFPGSKNTITDLEDLKLRGIFQKVKELKEKGKIIIGICGGLQMLGKKIYDPKHLESDILETEGFNFFDYETTFDEVKKTEQVTKKIEVMEGILKDFNGYKIKGYEIHQGISTFNTPVICKDNVFATYIHGIFDNSKFTNDFLNMIRRKKNMPEQTEVLSFKEFKEREYNKLANLLRENLDMEEIYKILN